A stretch of the Sorangium aterium genome encodes the following:
- a CDS encoding ABC transporter permease subunit → MTAGEAPIGGGAVRGFGVRIAPWLAPLALVILWEVLSRLQIIPKTLLPSPVEVLVAASNATRSGELPAHLGVSALRAVGGLVVGAVIGLALGLGTGLSRPLQLVIDGPLQMLRAIPALALVPLVILWFGLGETAKLFIVAITVLFPVYLNTFHGVRSVDPQLIEMAQVYDVRGFALYREVIFPGALPSILVGLRFALGLSWLVLIVAETLGASQGLGYVAMNAREFMQMDLLVLTIVLWALLGKLADSLARWLERRLLPWQPPLQRLEAR, encoded by the coding sequence ATGACGGCCGGCGAAGCGCCGATCGGAGGCGGCGCGGTGCGCGGGTTCGGCGTGCGCATCGCGCCCTGGCTGGCCCCGCTGGCGCTCGTGATCCTCTGGGAGGTGCTGTCGCGGCTGCAGATCATCCCGAAGACCCTGCTGCCGTCGCCCGTGGAGGTGCTGGTCGCCGCCTCGAACGCCACGAGGAGCGGCGAGCTGCCCGCGCACCTCGGCGTGAGCGCGCTGCGGGCCGTCGGTGGGCTCGTCGTCGGCGCCGTCATCGGGCTCGCGCTCGGCCTCGGCACGGGGCTCTCGCGCCCGCTCCAGCTGGTCATCGACGGGCCGCTGCAGATGCTCCGGGCGATCCCCGCGCTGGCGCTGGTGCCGCTCGTGATCCTGTGGTTCGGGCTCGGCGAGACCGCGAAGCTCTTCATCGTCGCGATCACGGTGCTGTTCCCCGTGTACCTGAACACGTTCCACGGGGTGCGCAGCGTGGATCCGCAGCTCATCGAGATGGCGCAGGTCTACGACGTGCGGGGGTTCGCGCTCTACCGGGAGGTCATCTTCCCGGGCGCGCTCCCCTCGATCCTCGTGGGTCTGCGCTTCGCGCTCGGGCTCTCATGGCTCGTGCTCATCGTCGCGGAGACCCTCGGCGCGAGCCAGGGCCTGGGCTATGTCGCGATGAACGCCCGCGAGTTCATGCAGATGGATCTCCTGGTGCTCACGATCGTGCTCTGGGCCCTGCTCGGCAAGCTGGCCGACTCCCTGGCGCGGTGGCTCGAGCGCCGACTCCTACCGTGGCAGCCGCCGCTGCAGCGGCTCGAGGCGAGGTGA
- a CDS encoding CTP synthase C-terminal region-related (seleno)protein, which translates to MQPMLHVGLIGDRDDAVTAHRAIPVALRLAGEALSTPLSFEWVPTEEVTDASRVARYDALWCVPASPYRSMDGALRAIRFAREHRRPFLGTCGGFQHAIVEYARHVLGWSDAEHAETAPAAQRAVITPLACSLVEATGAIRFGAGTRIARAYGRPEATEGYRCRYGMNPEFRAGLVSGPLRIGAEDDAGDVRAVELDGHPFFVATLFQPERAALAGRLPPLVAELIRACSSGAG; encoded by the coding sequence ATGCAGCCGATGCTTCATGTTGGGCTCATCGGTGACCGCGACGACGCCGTGACGGCCCACCGGGCCATCCCGGTCGCGCTGCGGCTGGCGGGAGAGGCGCTATCCACGCCGCTCTCCTTTGAATGGGTGCCGACCGAGGAGGTGACCGACGCCTCGCGGGTGGCTCGTTATGACGCCCTGTGGTGCGTGCCGGCGAGCCCGTACCGGAGCATGGATGGCGCGCTGCGCGCGATCCGCTTCGCCCGCGAGCATCGGCGCCCGTTCCTCGGGACCTGCGGGGGCTTCCAGCACGCGATCGTCGAGTATGCGCGCCATGTGCTGGGCTGGTCGGACGCCGAGCACGCGGAGACCGCCCCAGCGGCGCAGCGCGCGGTGATCACGCCGCTTGCGTGCTCGCTGGTGGAGGCCACCGGCGCGATCCGCTTCGGCGCCGGAACCCGCATCGCGCGGGCCTACGGCCGCCCTGAGGCAACGGAAGGATATCGGTGCCGCTACGGCATGAACCCTGAGTTCCGGGCCGGGCTGGTCTCGGGCCCGCTGCGCATCGGCGCGGAGGACGACGCCGGCGACGTGCGCGCCGTGGAGCTGGACGGACATCCGTTCTTCGTCGCCACGCTGTTCCAGCCGGAGCGCGCCGCGCTCGCCGGCCGGCTGCCGCCGCTCGTGGCCGAGCTCATCCGAGCCTGCTCGAGCGGCGCCGGCTGA
- a CDS encoding ABC transporter ATP-binding protein, protein MSGSGDQTAGARVVLEQVDKRYGDRLALSGIELDIRPGEFVTIVGRSGSGKSTLLRVLCGLEQPTRGAARVLASREVAAREAVRVVFQEPRLLPWRTVLENTCIGGPRGRDARARDVLDRGGLGDRLNDYPGVLSGGQRQRVALARALVHDPKVLLLDEPFGALDALTRIGAQRLVESLWAQRRFTAILVTHDVEEAVLLGDRVLVFDEGRVVESVAVDLPRPRAREFPEVGRLAGVLLDAIFRRSPEEGGLSRRAPREDAARHPTTLLAPAGLGIARH, encoded by the coding sequence ATGAGCGGTTCGGGCGATCAGACCGCCGGCGCGCGCGTCGTGCTGGAGCAGGTCGACAAGCGGTACGGTGACCGGCTCGCGCTCTCGGGCATCGAGCTCGACATCCGCCCTGGCGAGTTCGTGACGATCGTCGGGCGGAGCGGCTCGGGCAAGAGCACGCTGCTCCGCGTCCTGTGCGGCCTCGAGCAGCCGACGCGCGGCGCGGCGCGCGTCCTGGCCTCGAGGGAGGTCGCGGCGCGGGAGGCCGTGCGCGTCGTCTTCCAGGAGCCCCGGCTGCTGCCCTGGCGCACGGTGCTGGAGAACACGTGCATCGGCGGGCCGAGAGGGCGCGACGCGCGCGCGCGCGACGTGCTCGACCGGGGCGGGCTCGGAGATCGGCTGAACGACTACCCGGGCGTGCTCTCGGGAGGTCAGCGGCAGCGGGTCGCCCTCGCGCGCGCGCTCGTGCACGACCCGAAGGTGCTGCTGCTCGACGAGCCGTTCGGCGCGCTCGACGCCCTGACGCGGATCGGGGCGCAACGCCTCGTCGAGTCGCTGTGGGCGCAGCGCCGCTTCACGGCCATCCTGGTGACGCACGACGTGGAGGAGGCGGTCCTGCTCGGAGATCGCGTGCTGGTGTTCGACGAGGGGCGCGTCGTGGAGAGCGTCGCGGTGGATCTGCCGCGCCCCCGGGCCAGGGAGTTCCCGGAGGTAGGCCGCCTCGCCGGCGTGCTCCTCGACGCGATCTTCAGGAGATCTCCGGAAGAAGGAGGGCTGTCACGGCGCGCCCCGCGCGAGGACGCCGCCAGGCATCCCACGACCCTCTTGGCCCCCGCCGGCCTCGGGATCGCTCGTCATTGA
- a CDS encoding transposase, with the protein MSHPREISPGATYMITRRVLRRHLLLRPDAAITQLLVYALAVSAGRFGIEVHAFCAMSTHLHLVVTDVNGVLPRFLQFFHRIVALGTKVLRAWEGPVWDHEATSVVRLLTRAVVVEKIAYVLANPVAAGLVRHAREWPGAKVDVSELGCGVLRAARPVAYLDPENPQWPEEVMLPLALPPAIEQDSIDDFRHSVAASLREHEAQAHAALQQQGRRFLGAERVSKISPYERVTSFEALGERNPTFAVGREQGDARRIAGAAVRAFRASYRAALERWRAGVRSVVFPAGTWWMRTFHGASVTVFELLV; encoded by the coding sequence ATGAGCCACCCCCGCGAGATCTCGCCCGGCGCTACCTATATGATCACTCGTCGCGTCTTGCGTCGGCATCTGCTCCTGCGCCCTGACGCAGCCATCACCCAGCTCTTGGTTTACGCCCTCGCGGTCTCAGCCGGTCGCTTCGGGATCGAGGTTCACGCGTTTTGCGCGATGTCAACGCATCTCCACCTGGTGGTGACGGACGTGAATGGAGTCCTGCCGCGCTTCTTGCAGTTCTTTCATCGCATTGTGGCGCTCGGGACCAAGGTGCTTCGCGCGTGGGAAGGACCGGTATGGGACCACGAGGCCACGAGCGTTGTACGCCTCCTGACGCGCGCTGTCGTGGTGGAGAAGATCGCCTACGTGCTCGCGAACCCTGTGGCCGCTGGGCTTGTCCGGCATGCGCGTGAGTGGCCGGGGGCGAAAGTCGATGTGAGCGAGCTCGGCTGCGGCGTGCTGCGCGCGGCGCGTCCTGTAGCGTATCTCGACCCGGAAAATCCACAGTGGCCCGAGGAAGTGATGCTGCCTCTCGCGTTGCCACCGGCGATCGAGCAGGACAGCATCGATGACTTTCGCCACTCGGTCGCCGCCTCGCTCCGGGAACACGAGGCGCAGGCCCATGCGGCGCTGCAGCAGCAAGGGCGTCGCTTTCTTGGTGCTGAGCGAGTCAGCAAGATCTCCCCGTACGAGCGCGTCACGAGCTTCGAGGCGCTGGGCGAACGTAATCCGACCTTTGCGGTTGGTCGCGAGCAGGGTGATGCACGGCGAATCGCTGGCGCTGCGGTGCGGGCGTTTCGTGCGTCGTACCGCGCTGCGCTTGAACGGTGGCGCGCCGGGGTACGCAGTGTGGTGTTCCCGGCGGGAACTTGGTGGATGCGCACGTTCCACGGCGCCAGCGTGACGGTCTTCGAACTTCTGGTGTAG
- a CDS encoding DUF6055 domain-containing protein has protein sequence MFDQAYGSSAIHKRAARESFTYIFRTPAGVRRATRTSFQRLLANSRTLAVAALLAACGQASEEPAPASGSGGGTTATSGTAGAGTTGSTAGTGESSGDAAGTGGSTGAAGGGPGACEQGTTSTEWATSCQSTGASCAAGAWKAPRDGGETRAPLRHESAHFAFYWPDGTDIDLSQAEEAADTLETIWSAYFGSPIFFPEPYCKSADKWKAAVHFDDSFPLWGGGWSRNGVNYMGMWIGPGAARDPWGLAHEFMHGVQSMTQAFPDCGGTGCWIFESHANWMPHQIWRDNVHCSDMLPNMPHLYYGNTRNRYCNWQFFEFLKDKHCYSAVNDMWAYEAPRGQGDPWQKLMLSRGWDIERLNDEFGEWAMHNVTWDYKDPPPTDGGDPSSVYRQKYGSIEADMTSNGRTDRRLRLTRLEALDADWAQSRRFVSPYHWAPQRWGYNVVRLHPKSDATSVRVVFRGVTQAGADSGWRWGLVATDPELTTSRYSPLQRGSDGELDFCISPGENVYLVVVATPTEYQKLIWTNPSDGPAYPSIYRYPYMVEIDGAWPAGFQDGQLDACPRGTARHANGGGCAPEGTPSSVYVGPYATILGGEVSGDVRVEDHATIVNGVISGGRVGALSLVGQRGSGIQARGFNVSGSAIVQTTFYPLGWFGDRQSVSGTAQLLGDVEFVGTSKSSSTFYGFVPDDWAGVSTVTEVTVAPPYTWRR, from the coding sequence ATGTTCGACCAAGCTTATGGCTCATCCGCGATACACAAACGCGCAGCCCGTGAGAGCTTCACTTACATATTCCGCACACCCGCGGGCGTTCGTCGGGCGACCCGCACATCGTTCCAGCGGCTTCTCGCGAACAGCAGGACGCTCGCTGTCGCCGCGCTCCTCGCTGCGTGCGGTCAGGCGTCGGAGGAACCTGCTCCGGCATCGGGGTCCGGCGGCGGCACGACGGCGACCTCAGGCACCGCCGGCGCCGGCACCACCGGAAGCACCGCCGGCACCGGTGAATCGAGCGGCGACGCGGCCGGAACAGGCGGCTCGACCGGGGCCGCGGGCGGCGGCCCCGGCGCCTGCGAGCAGGGCACGACGAGCACGGAGTGGGCGACGAGCTGCCAGAGCACGGGGGCCAGCTGCGCAGCAGGCGCCTGGAAGGCGCCGCGCGACGGCGGCGAGACGCGCGCGCCGCTGCGCCACGAGTCGGCGCACTTCGCCTTCTACTGGCCCGATGGGACGGACATCGACCTGAGCCAGGCGGAGGAGGCCGCGGACACGCTCGAGACCATCTGGAGCGCATACTTCGGCAGCCCGATCTTCTTCCCCGAGCCGTACTGCAAATCGGCGGACAAGTGGAAGGCCGCGGTCCACTTCGACGACAGCTTCCCGCTCTGGGGCGGCGGGTGGAGCCGCAACGGCGTCAACTACATGGGGATGTGGATCGGCCCCGGCGCCGCCCGCGACCCGTGGGGGCTCGCCCATGAGTTCATGCACGGCGTCCAGTCGATGACGCAGGCATTCCCCGATTGCGGCGGCACCGGCTGCTGGATCTTCGAGAGCCACGCGAACTGGATGCCGCATCAGATATGGCGGGACAACGTGCACTGCTCGGACATGCTGCCGAACATGCCGCACCTCTACTACGGCAACACCCGGAACCGCTATTGCAACTGGCAGTTCTTCGAGTTCCTGAAGGACAAACACTGCTACAGCGCCGTCAACGACATGTGGGCCTACGAGGCGCCACGCGGCCAGGGCGACCCATGGCAGAAGCTCATGCTGAGCCGTGGCTGGGACATCGAGCGGCTCAACGACGAGTTCGGCGAGTGGGCGATGCACAACGTCACCTGGGACTACAAGGACCCGCCGCCCACGGACGGAGGCGATCCATCCAGCGTGTATCGACAGAAATACGGCTCGATCGAGGCCGACATGACGTCGAACGGCCGCACGGATCGGCGACTTCGTCTCACGCGGCTCGAGGCGCTCGACGCGGACTGGGCGCAGAGTCGCCGCTTCGTCTCGCCGTATCACTGGGCGCCGCAGCGCTGGGGTTACAACGTCGTGCGCCTGCACCCGAAATCGGACGCGACCAGCGTGCGCGTCGTGTTCCGGGGCGTGACCCAGGCCGGCGCCGACTCCGGCTGGCGCTGGGGCCTCGTGGCGACGGACCCGGAGCTGACCACATCGCGCTACAGCCCGCTGCAGCGGGGGAGCGACGGCGAGCTGGACTTCTGCATCAGCCCCGGCGAGAACGTCTACTTGGTCGTGGTCGCGACGCCGACCGAGTACCAGAAGCTGATCTGGACGAACCCCTCGGACGGCCCAGCGTACCCGTCGATCTATCGCTATCCGTACATGGTGGAGATCGACGGAGCGTGGCCCGCCGGGTTCCAGGACGGCCAGCTCGACGCGTGTCCGCGGGGCACGGCCAGGCACGCGAACGGCGGCGGCTGCGCGCCCGAAGGCACGCCGTCGAGCGTCTACGTCGGTCCTTACGCGACCATCCTCGGCGGAGAGGTGAGCGGCGACGTCCGCGTCGAGGATCACGCGACCATCGTCAACGGCGTGATCTCCGGCGGCCGTGTCGGCGCGCTCAGCCTGGTCGGGCAACGCGGCTCGGGCATCCAGGCACGCGGATTCAACGTGAGCGGCTCGGCGATCGTGCAGACCACCTTCTATCCGCTCGGCTGGTTCGGCGATCGCCAGTCCGTCTCCGGAACAGCACAGCTGCTCGGAGATGTCGAGTTCGTCGGCACGTCGAAGTCGAGCAGCACGTTTTACGGGTTCGTCCCCGACGACTGGGCGGGCGTCTCGACGGTCACCGAGGTGACGGTCGCACCGCCGTACACCTGGCGGCGTTGA
- a CDS encoding sulfonate ABC transporter substrate-binding protein — protein MSRYISFTTVRSALLGCAALSSWLLLGCGRDGGEAGATGEKAVSARETAEDTRAAVVVRLGYQKIGTPFLLKERAEALTKALEARNARAEWVEFQAGPPLLEAMRAGAVDVGHVGETPPVFAQAGGVPFVYAATDAPAPKAEAIVVKKDSPIRTLAALKGKRVALNRGSNVHYLLVRALESAGLTLDDIQVVFLAPADARTAFEGGNVDAWVIWDPFLAAAELAGARVLQDGEGLVDNRLFYVVRREFAEAQPALLQIVFDEYRALSAWEDGHREEASQLLAKSSGISYEAFLRSEHRRAFQILPITPEIVQKQQAIADTFHKLAIIPRDIRVEEALLPASASGGAR, from the coding sequence ATGAGCAGGTACATCTCGTTCACGACGGTCCGCTCCGCGCTGCTGGGCTGCGCAGCTCTCTCGAGCTGGTTGCTGCTCGGGTGCGGCCGCGACGGCGGCGAGGCGGGCGCCACGGGCGAGAAGGCGGTGAGCGCCAGGGAGACGGCGGAGGACACGCGGGCGGCGGTGGTGGTCCGGCTGGGGTACCAGAAGATCGGCACGCCGTTTCTCCTCAAGGAGCGCGCGGAGGCCCTGACGAAGGCGCTCGAGGCGAGGAACGCCCGCGCCGAGTGGGTCGAGTTTCAAGCCGGTCCTCCGCTGCTCGAGGCGATGCGCGCGGGCGCCGTGGACGTCGGCCACGTCGGCGAGACGCCGCCGGTGTTCGCGCAGGCGGGCGGCGTGCCCTTCGTCTATGCCGCCACCGACGCGCCGGCGCCCAAGGCCGAGGCGATCGTCGTCAAGAAGGACTCTCCGATCCGCACGCTCGCGGCCTTGAAAGGCAAGCGCGTCGCCCTCAACCGCGGCTCCAACGTCCATTACCTGCTGGTTCGAGCCCTCGAGAGCGCCGGGCTGACGCTGGACGACATCCAGGTCGTCTTCCTCGCCCCCGCCGACGCGCGGACTGCGTTCGAGGGTGGCAATGTCGATGCCTGGGTGATCTGGGATCCGTTCCTGGCAGCGGCCGAGCTCGCCGGGGCCCGTGTCCTCCAGGACGGCGAGGGGCTCGTCGACAACCGCCTCTTCTATGTCGTCCGGCGAGAGTTCGCGGAAGCGCAGCCAGCGCTCTTGCAGATCGTGTTCGACGAGTACCGCGCGCTGAGCGCCTGGGAGGACGGGCACCGAGAGGAAGCCTCACAGCTCCTCGCGAAATCTTCGGGGATCTCGTACGAGGCATTCCTGCGATCCGAGCACCGGCGCGCGTTCCAAATACTGCCGATCACGCCCGAGATCGTGCAGAAGCAGCAGGCCATCGCCGATACGTTCCACAAGCTCGCGATCATCCCGCGCGACATCCGCGTCGAGGAGGCGCTCCTGCCGGCGTCCGCGAGCGGAGGCGCGCGATGA
- a CDS encoding DUF6688 family protein: protein MPQQPPPEPQQSPIEPQQSPPEPQQPPPEPQQSPPEPQQSPPEPPFSLTDGALAALVATGYGVPALAALLFGAAMLVRVDGAIFVAGALGLAGWIGLTVWTYRAIRRRGRASFQVAAEALTLILLPAWGMAYSHDAPGTCAVPACDAGTTAFRPLAEPEVHGLIALHALTALAYVVSRRRKEALPGAAELVVHAALIVGIALHVLLAVHFGPWVGAGLLVPPLLLPCVAPVFTVVFYSAELRARLVRRGVEASAPAPLAAADPAYRTGPRQVPLPPPPAIHRPTLWLALAASPLLLGVHAVLHAAWLGHPAAALQVFTRTCGYTLSQLPIVELPGDCHYLCTVAARGHTWLVRPIRLGRRGGTPILVNRQLAIANAFEDLLHERWPRFGRAARQLYDRMGLPVSRYIGAAWAADLVYLAMKPLEWAFYLTLLLLDPRAPEERIDRMYRCGPDPTRAAPTRPGLSDRTTRPAHDPHDPTRVAHDPTRVERSE from the coding sequence ATGCCGCAGCAGCCACCGCCCGAGCCGCAGCAGTCGCCGATCGAGCCGCAGCAGTCGCCGCCCGAGCCGCAGCAGCCACCGCCCGAGCCGCAGCAGTCGCCGCCCGAGCCGCAGCAGTCGCCGCCCGAGCCGCCGTTCTCGCTGACAGACGGTGCCCTCGCCGCCTTGGTCGCCACCGGCTACGGCGTTCCGGCGCTCGCGGCGCTGCTCTTCGGCGCGGCGATGCTGGTCCGAGTCGATGGCGCGATCTTCGTCGCCGGAGCGCTCGGGCTGGCCGGTTGGATCGGCCTGACCGTATGGACGTACCGCGCGATACGGCGCCGGGGGCGCGCTTCCTTCCAGGTGGCGGCCGAGGCGCTCACGCTGATCCTCCTGCCCGCCTGGGGCATGGCATACAGCCACGATGCCCCCGGGACGTGCGCTGTCCCGGCATGCGACGCCGGCACGACGGCGTTCCGGCCGCTCGCCGAACCGGAAGTCCACGGCCTGATCGCGCTGCACGCCCTCACCGCGCTCGCCTATGTCGTGTCACGACGCCGGAAAGAAGCGCTGCCTGGCGCTGCAGAGCTCGTCGTCCATGCAGCGCTGATCGTCGGAATTGCGCTCCACGTCCTGCTGGCGGTGCACTTCGGCCCTTGGGTCGGGGCCGGCCTGCTCGTGCCGCCGCTGCTCCTGCCATGCGTCGCGCCGGTGTTCACTGTCGTCTTCTATTCCGCCGAGCTGCGCGCTCGCCTCGTGCGACGGGGCGTCGAGGCCAGCGCGCCCGCTCCGTTGGCTGCTGCCGACCCCGCCTATCGCACGGGGCCGAGGCAAGTCCCGCTTCCGCCACCGCCCGCGATTCACCGACCCACGTTGTGGCTCGCCCTCGCGGCTTCCCCGCTGCTGCTCGGGGTTCACGCCGTCCTCCACGCGGCCTGGCTGGGACATCCGGCAGCCGCCCTCCAGGTCTTCACCCGCACGTGCGGATACACACTGTCGCAGCTCCCGATCGTGGAGCTGCCCGGCGACTGCCACTACCTGTGCACCGTCGCTGCACGCGGCCACACCTGGCTTGTGCGCCCAATCCGGCTCGGACGGCGGGGAGGCACGCCGATCCTCGTCAATCGCCAGCTCGCCATCGCAAACGCCTTCGAGGATCTGCTGCACGAGCGCTGGCCGCGTTTCGGCCGCGCGGCGCGGCAGCTCTACGACCGGATGGGGCTACCCGTGAGCCGGTACATCGGCGCCGCGTGGGCTGCCGATCTCGTCTATCTCGCGATGAAGCCGCTGGAGTGGGCGTTCTATCTGACGCTCCTGCTGCTCGATCCGCGCGCACCCGAAGAGCGGATCGACCGAATGTACAGGTGCGGCCCCGACCCGACCCGTGCGGCCCCGACCCGACCCGGGTTGAGCGATCGCACGACCCGACCCGCGCACGACCCGCACGACCCGACCCGGGTTGCGCACGACCCGACCCGGGTTGAGCGATCGGAGTGA
- the ssuD gene encoding FMNH2-dependent alkanesulfonate monooxygenase produces MNVFWFLPTHGDGRYLGTAEGARPVTLPYLRQIAQAADDLGYHGVLIPTGRSCEDAWAVASAMIPLTQRLRFLVAVRPGVVSPTWAARMASTVDRLSDGRLLVNVVTGGDPAESEGDGVFLKHDERYVVTDEFLGIWRRVMAGETVDFTGQHLRVKGAKILFPPLQAPHPPLYFGGSSPAAHALAARHIDVYLTWGEPPAAVAEKIADIRRRAAAEQRTVRFGIRLHVIVRETAEAAWAAANGLIRHLDDSTIAAAQQAFGRLDSEGQRRMAALHKGRRDALEVSPNLWAGVGLVRGGAGTALVGDAETVAQRMQEYAELGIETFILSGYPHLEEAYRVAELLFPRLPVERRAAGLRPNLTGPFGEIIANDIVPHRSQS; encoded by the coding sequence ATGAACGTCTTCTGGTTTCTCCCGACGCACGGGGACGGCCGCTACCTTGGCACCGCCGAGGGCGCGCGCCCCGTCACGCTCCCTTATCTCCGTCAGATTGCGCAGGCCGCCGACGACCTCGGCTATCACGGCGTGCTGATCCCCACCGGGCGATCGTGCGAGGACGCCTGGGCGGTCGCGTCGGCCATGATCCCGCTGACGCAGAGGCTCCGCTTCCTCGTCGCCGTGCGGCCGGGCGTCGTGTCGCCCACGTGGGCCGCCCGCATGGCGTCCACGGTCGATCGCCTGTCCGACGGCCGCCTGCTCGTCAACGTCGTGACCGGCGGCGATCCGGCGGAGTCCGAGGGGGATGGCGTCTTCCTGAAGCACGATGAGCGCTACGTCGTCACCGACGAGTTCCTCGGCATCTGGCGGCGCGTCATGGCCGGCGAGACGGTCGACTTCACGGGGCAGCACCTGCGCGTGAAGGGCGCGAAGATCCTCTTTCCACCGCTCCAGGCGCCGCACCCGCCGCTCTACTTCGGCGGGTCGTCGCCCGCGGCGCACGCGCTCGCGGCGCGCCACATCGACGTCTACCTGACCTGGGGAGAGCCTCCGGCCGCCGTGGCCGAGAAGATCGCGGACATCCGTCGCCGCGCGGCCGCGGAGCAGCGCACGGTGCGCTTCGGGATCCGCCTTCACGTCATCGTCCGCGAGACGGCCGAGGCGGCGTGGGCCGCCGCGAACGGCCTGATCCGGCACCTCGACGACAGCACCATCGCCGCGGCGCAGCAGGCCTTCGGGCGCCTCGACTCCGAGGGGCAACGGCGCATGGCGGCGCTGCACAAGGGGCGGCGCGACGCGCTCGAGGTGAGCCCGAACCTCTGGGCCGGCGTCGGGCTCGTGCGCGGCGGGGCCGGGACGGCGCTCGTGGGCGACGCGGAGACGGTCGCGCAGCGCATGCAGGAGTACGCGGAGCTCGGGATCGAGACGTTCATCCTGTCGGGGTATCCGCACCTCGAAGAGGCCTATCGGGTCGCCGAGCTGCTCTTCCCGCGGCTCCCCGTCGAGCGGAGGGCTGCAGGCCTCCGCCCGAACCTCACGGGGCCGTTCGGCGAGATCATCGCCAACGACATCGTCCCGCACCGATCGCAGAGCTGA